A genomic stretch from Desulfonatronospira thiodismutans ASO3-1 includes:
- the vapC gene encoding type II toxin-antitoxin system VapC family toxin has product MVFVDTTVWIDFFADLDQPHVVTLSELIEQEEDLSLCGIILAEVLQGIRSDKDFIKTREYLGGLVFLPMGQATFLRAAEVYRSLRKKGVTIRKPVDCMIASVAMEYDICLLHNDRDFDHIARHSGLRVFSTKP; this is encoded by the coding sequence ATGGTCTTTGTGGATACTACCGTCTGGATAGATTTTTTCGCCGACCTTGACCAGCCCCATGTGGTCACCCTTTCGGAGTTGATAGAGCAGGAAGAAGATCTATCCCTGTGTGGAATCATTCTGGCGGAAGTACTCCAGGGAATCCGGTCTGACAAAGATTTTATCAAGACCAGGGAATACCTTGGCGGGCTTGTTTTCCTGCCCATGGGGCAGGCAACTTTTTTACGAGCGGCAGAAGTCTACCGCTCCCTTCGCAAGAAGGGGGTTACAATCCGCAAACCAGTGGACTGCATGATTGCTTCTGTTGCCATGGAGTACGATATCTGCCTGCTGCACAACGACCGGGACTTTGACCACATTGCCCGGCACTCCGGGCTGAGAGTCTTTTCAACAAAGCCTTGA
- a CDS encoding UPF0149 family protein produces the protein MINSLKSYYKKPSDQELDVLADLLDGMPSAMNIEMMDGFLTALICSPELVMPSTYMQYILGEEHEFETSEQAQKFAGLILRHWNSIVSQLEKNEYFYPVLLESEDGSMGNDWAAGFLSGMHLGGDEWQEYLNDEEKSGVFVPILILANEHDPDPELRPGPIYAHKKIQKIYRINPKSWTSARKFVTRGSPCTQSPVLHICSA, from the coding sequence ATGATTAACTCCCTGAAATCTTATTACAAGAAACCTTCTGATCAGGAACTGGACGTACTTGCAGATCTTCTTGATGGTATGCCCAGCGCCATGAACATTGAAATGATGGACGGTTTCCTGACGGCGCTGATCTGCTCTCCTGAGCTGGTCATGCCCAGTACATATATGCAGTATATTCTGGGAGAGGAACATGAATTTGAAACGTCTGAACAGGCCCAGAAATTTGCAGGGCTGATCCTCAGGCACTGGAACTCCATTGTCAGTCAGCTGGAAAAAAACGAGTATTTCTATCCTGTTCTGCTTGAATCTGAAGACGGATCCATGGGCAACGACTGGGCTGCCGGTTTCCTCTCGGGCATGCATCTTGGCGGGGATGAATGGCAGGAGTATCTTAATGACGAAGAGAAATCGGGTGTCTTTGTCCCCATTTTAATTCTTGCCAACGAGCATGATCCTGATCCTGAGCTAAGGCCAGGGCCAATTTATGCTCACAAAAAAATTCAAAAAATTTATAGAATTAACCCCAAATCCTGGACAAGTGCTCGAAAGTTTGTTACAAGGGGCTCGCCATGCACACAAAGCCCCGTCCTTCATATTTGCTCAGCGTAA
- a CDS encoding ParB N-terminal domain-containing protein yields the protein MGQETIPHQSRMDAARKLVVDSAFVPCPAEDGDEIYPNGIFHFNITKMLEHINQNPGQYLLEEIPLENLSLFSSSLNEDYVSIADITQPLILAEISPGRYVVIDGHHRLERASRMRVKAVPAYRLHVHQHIPFLTEKRAYLAYVEYWNSKLD from the coding sequence ATGGGTCAAGAAACAATCCCCCATCAATCGCGAATGGATGCGGCCAGGAAACTGGTAGTCGACAGCGCTTTTGTTCCATGTCCTGCGGAGGATGGAGATGAAATTTATCCAAACGGCATCTTTCATTTTAATATCACCAAAATGCTCGAGCATATCAACCAAAACCCAGGTCAATATCTTCTTGAAGAAATCCCTCTTGAAAATCTGTCACTGTTTTCATCCAGCCTGAATGAAGATTATGTGTCCATTGCGGATATCACCCAGCCCCTCATTCTGGCTGAGATATCTCCGGGACGTTACGTTGTAATCGACGGTCACCACCGGCTGGAAAGAGCAAGTAGAATGAGGGTAAAGGCTGTCCCTGCCTACAGACTTCATGTTCACCAGCATATCCCTTTTCTGACTGAAAAAAGAGCTTACCTTGCCTATGTTGAATACTGGAACAGCAAGCTTGACTAA
- a CDS encoding DUF3841 domain-containing protein: protein MILWTIQTEEAWEQLNKKGCITGVMDYIEPSWLSSYHWMMQQMKDRIGSPPCKHLFPVWAWYQWDSSNRKKPDLRSAGHLPKNVKGVRIEFSCDKNAGLLSDFTLWHYVLNYWYLPESMADDEKFDAEIKKQGTTYFEAKPHPTPKIHQKIVRSWNKIFDLDWDKTDISVPKYQKSIQATIWQLRMEQVRSCKHFKAR, encoded by the coding sequence ATGATTTTATGGACCATCCAGACAGAAGAAGCATGGGAGCAGCTAAACAAAAAAGGGTGCATTACTGGTGTAATGGACTATATTGAACCATCCTGGCTTTCAAGCTACCACTGGATGATGCAGCAGATGAAGGATCGTATTGGCAGTCCACCCTGTAAACATTTGTTTCCTGTATGGGCTTGGTATCAATGGGACAGTTCAAATAGAAAGAAGCCCGACCTTCGCAGTGCTGGTCACCTGCCCAAAAACGTGAAGGGCGTTAGAATCGAGTTTAGCTGTGATAAAAATGCAGGCCTGCTTTCCGACTTTACACTCTGGCACTATGTGCTGAACTACTGGTATCTACCTGAATCTATGGCTGATGATGAAAAGTTCGATGCCGAAATAAAAAAACAAGGCACCACTTACTTCGAGGCAAAGCCACATCCAACCCCAAAAATTCACCAGAAAATTGTAAGAAGTTGGAATAAAATTTTTGACCTTGATTGGGATAAGACTGATATATCAGTTCCAAAATATCAGAAATCGATTCAGGCAACTATATGGCAATTGAGAATGGAGCAAGTACGAAGCTGCAAACACTTCAAAGCAAGATGA
- a CDS encoding ParB N-terminal domain-containing protein: MGQETIPHQSRMDAARKLVVDSAFVPCPAEDGDEIYPNGIFHFNITKMLEHINQNPGQYLLEEIPVENLSLFSSSLNEDYVSIADITQPIILAEISPGRYVVIDGHHRLEKARIMMVKAVPAYRLHVHQHIPFLTEKRAYLAYVEYWNSKLV, encoded by the coding sequence ATGGGTCAAGAAACAATCCCCCATCAATCACGAATGGATGCGGCCAGGAAACTGGTAGTCGACAGCGCTTTTGTTCCATGTCCTGCGGAGGATGGAGATGAAATTTATCCAAACGGCATCTTTCATTTTAATATCACCAAAATGCTCGAGCATATCAACCAAAACCCAGGTCAATATCTTCTTGAAGAAATCCCTGTTGAAAATCTGTCACTGTTTTCATCCAGCCTGAATGAAGATTATGTGTCCATTGCGGATATCACCCAGCCCATCATTCTGGCTGAGATATCTCCGGGACGTTACGTTGTAATCGACGGTCACCATCGGCTGGAAAAAGCAAGGATAATGATGGTAAAGGCTGTCCCTGCCTACAGACTTCATGTTCACCAGCATATTCCTTTTCTGACTGAAAAAAGAGCTTACCTTGCCTATGTTGAATACTGGAACAGCAAGCTTGTCTAA
- a CDS encoding type II toxin-antitoxin system VapB family antitoxin, with amino-acid sequence MKRTNVVLDEELVRECQVLTGIRTRRALIDYALQELRRRGRQKRLLELKGAVQWEGDLNEWRKGRD; translated from the coding sequence ATGAAAAGAACAAACGTGGTGCTTGACGAGGAGCTGGTCCGGGAATGTCAAGTACTGACCGGAATACGGACTCGCCGTGCCCTCATTGACTATGCCCTGCAGGAGCTGCGCCGCCGTGGCCGTCAGAAGCGTCTGCTTGAGCTCAAAGGTGCTGTCCAATGGGAGGGGGACCTTAACGAGTGGCGGAAAGGGCGTGATTGA